Proteins from a genomic interval of Chionomys nivalis chromosome 7, mChiNiv1.1, whole genome shotgun sequence:
- the Fdxr gene encoding NADPH:adrenodoxin oxidoreductase, mitochondrial, with product MFLRCWRWWHWSAWPGVRSPPSTPGFCRQFSTQEKTPQICVVGSGPAGFYTAQHLLKHHTRAHVDIYEKQLVPFGLVRFGVAPDHPEVKNVINTFTQTARSDRCSFRGNVEVGRDVSVPELQEAYHAVVLSYGAEDHQTLDIPGEELPGVVSARAFVGWYNGLPENQALTPDLNCDTAVILGQGNVALDVARILLTPPQHLEKTDITEAAMGVLRQSRVKTVWIIGRRGPLQVAFTIKELREMIQLPGTRPILDSSDFLGLQDRIKDVPRPRRRLTELLLRTATEKPGVEEAARQALASRAWGLRFFRSPQQVLPTPDGQRVAGIRLAVTRLEGVGESTRAVPTGEVEDLPCGLVLSSVGYKSRPIDPSVPFDPKLGVIPNIEGRVVNVPGLYCSGWVKRGPTGVITTTMTDSFLTSQVLLQDLNAGLLPSGPRPGYTAIQALLSNRGVRPVSFSDWEKLDAEEVYRGQGSGKPREKLVDPREMLQLLGR from the exons ATGTTTCTACGCTGCTGGCGCTGGTGGCATTGGTCTGCGTGGCCTGGGGTCCGGTCGCCTCCTTCGA CCCCAGGCTTCTGCCGGCAGTTCTCCACACAGGAGAAGACCCCTCAGATCTGCGTGGTTGGCAGTGGCCCAGCTGGCTTCTACACCGCCCAACACCTGTTAAAG CACCATACCCGGGCCCATGTTGACATCTACGAAAAGCAGCTTGTGCCCTTTGGCCTGGTGCGCTTTGGTGTGGCACCTGACCACCCTGAAGTCAAG AATGTCATCAACACGTTTACACAGACAGCCCGCTCGGATCGCTGTTCTTTCCGGGGCAATGTGGAGGTGGGCAGGGACGTGTCGGTGCCAGAGCTCCAGGAAGCCTACCATGCTGTGGTACTG AGTTACGGAGCAGAGGACCACCAGACCCTGGACATTCCTGGTGAGGAGCTGCCTGGCGTGGTCTCAGCCCGGGCCTTTGTGGGCTGGTACAATGGTCTTCCTGAGAACCAGGCT CTGACACCGGATCTGAACTGTGACACAGCTGTGATTCTGGGACAGGGGAATGTGGCTCTGGATGTGGCCCGGATCCTGCTGACCCCACCTCAGCACCTGGAG AAAACAGACATCACAGAAGCTGCTATGGGGGTCCTGAGGCAGAGCCGGGTGAAGACTGTGTGGATAATTGGCCGGCGTGGACCCCTGCAAGTGGCCTTCACTATTAAG GAACTTCGAGAGATGATTCAGTTGCCAGGAACCCGGCCCATTTTGGATTCTTCGGATTTCTTGGGCCTCCAGGACAGAATTAAGG ATGTCCCCCGTCCAAGGAGACGGCTGACAGAGCTGCTGCTTCGgacagccacagagaagccagggGTGGAAGAAGCTGCCCGTCAGGCACTGGCCTCCCGGGCCTGGGGCCTCCGGTTTTTCCGAAGCCCCCAGCAGGTGCTGCCCACACCAGATGGGCAACGGGTAGCAGGCATCCGCCTGGCAGTCACCAGACTGGAG GGTGTTGGTGAGTCTACTCGGGCGGTGCCCACGGGAGAAGTGGAGGACCTCCCTTGTGGACTGGTGCTGAGCAGCGTTGGGTATAAGAGCCGCCCCATTGACCCCAGTGTGCCCTTTGACCCCAAGCTTGGAGTCATTCCCAACATAGAAGGCCGGGTTGTGAATGTACCAG GCCTCTACTGCAGTGGCTGGGTGAAGAGGGGACCCACAGGTGTTATCACTACAACCATGACGGACAGCTTCCTCACCAGCCAGGTGCTGCTGCAGGACCTGAATGCAGGGCTGCTGCCCTCTGGCCCCAGACCTGGCTATACAGCCATTCAAGCCTTGCTCAGCAATCGAG GGGTCCGGCCAGTCTCTTTCTCAGACTGGGAGAAGCTGGATGCTGAGGAGGTATATCGAGGCCAGGGCTCTGGGAAGCCGAGGGAGAAGCTGGTGGATCCAAGGGAGATGCTGCAGCTGCTCGGGCGCTGA